In Marivivens aquimaris, one genomic interval encodes:
- a CDS encoding peroxiredoxin has product MTISVGDKLPEATLLRMGAEGPESVELSTLTKGKKTVIFGLPGAYTGTCTTSHVPSFINAKDDLAAKGVDEIICVSVNDPFVMGAWGESTGASNAGIQMLGDPSAAFIKAIGLDFTAPPAGLYDRSQRFALFAEDGEVKVLNLEDNPGVCDISGGASMVEQI; this is encoded by the coding sequence ATGACGATTTCCGTTGGCGACAAACTACCCGAGGCAACTTTGTTGCGTATGGGCGCCGAAGGTCCCGAAAGCGTCGAGCTGTCGACGCTGACCAAAGGTAAAAAGACCGTAATCTTCGGTCTTCCGGGCGCTTACACCGGTACTTGCACCACCTCGCACGTCCCGAGCTTTATCAACGCCAAAGACGATTTGGCCGCCAAGGGCGTAGACGAGATCATCTGCGTTTCGGTCAACGATCCGTTCGTGATGGGCGCATGGGGCGAATCGACCGGTGCGTCGAATGCTGGCATTCAGATGCTCGGCGATCCGTCGGCTGCGTTTATCAAGGCGATCGGCCTCGATTTCACCGCGCCACCTGCCGGTCTCTATGACCGTTCGCAGCGTTTCGCGCTGTTCGCCGAAGACGGTGAAGTGAAGGTGCTGAACCTCGAAGATAATCCGGGTGTCTGCGACATCTCCGGCGGCGCTTCGATGGTCGAACAAATCTAA
- the rsmD gene encoding 16S rRNA (guanine(966)-N(2))-methyltransferase RsmD, producing MRIIGGAHRGLALASVGKGDPGAHLRPTTDRVRESLFNVLMGGRFGDPITDAVVLDLFAGTGALGLEAISRGASHVTFVDDGRVAQKLIRENIAKCKRQTDTAIVARNATKLGPCTAAPASLVFLDPPYGMGLGMTALTNAKANGWIADEALIIFEESAPQLAPEGFEVLDQRRYGDTHVTFLESI from the coding sequence GTGAGGATCATCGGCGGCGCACATCGCGGACTGGCTCTGGCCTCGGTCGGCAAAGGTGATCCGGGCGCACATTTGCGCCCGACCACCGATCGCGTGCGCGAAAGCCTGTTCAACGTTCTGATGGGCGGCCGTTTCGGCGATCCAATCACCGATGCGGTTGTGCTGGACCTGTTCGCGGGCACCGGCGCGCTCGGCCTCGAAGCGATCAGCCGCGGCGCAAGCCATGTCACCTTTGTCGACGATGGCCGCGTTGCGCAGAAGCTGATCCGCGAGAACATTGCAAAGTGCAAGCGCCAGACCGACACCGCTATCGTCGCACGGAACGCGACGAAGCTTGGCCCCTGCACCGCCGCGCCTGCGTCGCTCGTGTTCCTCGACCCGCCGTATGGCATGGGGCTCGGCATGACAGCATTGACCAATGCCAAGGCAAATGGCTGGATCGCGGACGAAGCTCTCATCATTTTCGAAGAGAGCGCACCCCAGCTTGCGCCCGAAGGTTTCGAAGTCCTCGATCAACGGCGATACGGGGATACGCATGTGACATTTTTAGAAAGCATTTGA
- a CDS encoding NAD(P)/FAD-dependent oxidoreductase, whose translation MQHFVVVGGGQAGASLVAKLRSEGFDGKITLICAEPVHPYQRPPLSKAYLLGEMGLDRLMLRAEEWYADNNIDVMLETRVVELRPEEKTIILQGEVEMKYDELALCTGSYPRVLPGEIGGELDSLYTVRDLADVDLMAHEFESGRNLLVIGGGYIGLEAAAVAAKKGLNVTVIEMAPRILQRVACEQTSDYFRELHTANGVKIIEGVGLNRLTGTDRVTGAILTDGMELDVDFAIAGVGILPNTILADASGIACSNGIDTDLHGATSMPGVWAAGDCANLTYEGQRLRIESVGNAIDQAEVVAKNMLGQNVPYTPKPWFWSDQYDTKLQIAGLNLGYDEVHVKTFSDAPDSRVHWYFKGGKLIACDAMNAAKDYMVAKRLIEAGKTVEPAVLCDENTNMKALLRA comes from the coding sequence ATGCAGCATTTTGTAGTCGTCGGTGGCGGCCAAGCGGGGGCTTCGCTCGTTGCAAAATTGCGCTCCGAGGGATTTGACGGAAAAATCACGCTTATCTGCGCAGAGCCTGTGCATCCCTACCAGCGCCCTCCCCTCTCCAAAGCGTACCTTCTGGGCGAGATGGGCCTCGACCGTCTGATGCTCCGCGCAGAGGAATGGTACGCCGACAACAACATCGACGTGATGCTCGAAACCCGTGTGGTCGAGCTCCGCCCCGAAGAGAAGACCATCATCCTGCAGGGTGAGGTGGAGATGAAATACGACGAGCTCGCGCTCTGCACCGGATCGTACCCGCGCGTCCTGCCCGGCGAAATCGGCGGCGAACTGGACAGCCTCTACACCGTCCGCGATCTGGCGGACGTCGACCTGATGGCACACGAGTTCGAAAGCGGCCGCAATTTGCTGGTTATCGGCGGTGGCTACATTGGCCTTGAGGCTGCGGCGGTCGCGGCCAAGAAGGGCCTGAACGTCACCGTTATCGAAATGGCGCCGCGCATTCTGCAACGTGTGGCTTGTGAACAGACCTCCGATTATTTCCGCGAACTGCATACCGCCAACGGCGTGAAGATCATCGAAGGCGTTGGGCTCAACCGCCTGACCGGTACCGATCGCGTGACTGGCGCGATCCTGACCGACGGCATGGAATTGGACGTCGATTTCGCCATTGCCGGTGTAGGCATTTTGCCGAACACGATCCTCGCAGATGCTTCGGGCATCGCCTGCTCCAACGGCATCGACACGGACCTTCATGGCGCGACCTCCATGCCTGGCGTCTGGGCTGCGGGCGACTGTGCGAACCTCACCTACGAGGGCCAGCGCCTGCGCATCGAAAGCGTTGGCAACGCCATTGACCAAGCTGAGGTCGTGGCCAAGAACATGCTCGGCCAGAACGTCCCCTACACGCCGAAGCCGTGGTTCTGGTCGGACCAATACGACACCAAACTTCAGATTGCTGGCCTGAACCTCGGCTACGACGAAGTGCACGTCAAAACCTTCTCGGATGCGCCCGACAGCCGCGTGCACTGGTACTTCAAGGGCGGCAAGCTCATCGCTTGTGACGCCATGAACGCCGCCAAAGACTACATGGTCGCCAAGCGCCTGATCGAGGCGGGCAAGACGGTCGAGCCAGCTGTCCTCTGCGACGAGAACACGAACATGAAGGCTCTGCTCCGCGCGTGA
- a CDS encoding HAD family hydrolase has protein sequence MTPDLVIFDCDGVIVDSEGPTCAVIAKHLRKYGMEIQAEDVHELFVGQTIHEIHRTGRLKDLDLPDDWSAQVYEEMFEVLAEGVPLSAGVVELFDALEAQGTRIAIASNGAIEKMQHTLGPHGLFDRFADGRMYSGHTSGAPKPQPGMLHMAMEQAKAAPERTFMIDDSVAGEGAARNAGTRFYGYNEHGGRELLEPTGAEIVMSMQELHDRLVG, from the coding sequence ATGACCCCCGATCTTGTTATTTTCGACTGCGACGGCGTGATCGTCGACAGTGAAGGTCCGACCTGCGCCGTGATTGCGAAGCACCTGCGCAAATACGGCATGGAGATTCAGGCAGAGGACGTGCATGAGCTGTTCGTTGGCCAGACCATCCACGAAATCCACCGCACGGGACGCCTGAAAGACCTCGACCTGCCCGACGATTGGAGCGCTCAGGTCTATGAGGAAATGTTCGAAGTTCTGGCCGAAGGCGTTCCGCTCTCGGCTGGCGTGGTCGAGCTGTTTGACGCACTGGAGGCGCAAGGCACCCGCATCGCCATCGCGTCAAACGGTGCGATCGAGAAGATGCAGCATACGCTCGGCCCGCACGGATTGTTCGATCGCTTTGCCGATGGCCGCATGTACTCCGGCCACACCAGCGGCGCACCGAAGCCCCAGCCCGGCATGTTGCATATGGCGATGGAGCAGGCGAAAGCCGCGCCCGAGCGCACGTTCATGATCGACGATAGTGTCGCGGGCGAAGGCGCTGCGCGGAACGCCGGTACCCGCTTCTACGGCTATAACGAACACGGCGGCCGCGAGTTACTAGAGCCTACCGGCGCAGAAATCGTCATGTCGATGCAGGAACTGCACGACCGGCTGGTTGGCTAG